Below is a genomic region from Rosa chinensis cultivar Old Blush chromosome 5, RchiOBHm-V2, whole genome shotgun sequence.
TATTTTATGTCAAAATTAATAAATGTCATGGTTGGTACAATATATAGTTTTGTTCCTTGTtcttatgattaattgagaaataGAAATTATTTCGATAATTATTCGTTCGGAATACTTCGATttaagggttgactttttatatgttaggATTCTGGGAAAATTTCATTACggaagtcgtagagcgcgtcgatacaagtttatggatatgtggaacgcgaaaatcggagttcgtatgaagaagttatgacattcggaaaaagttttcatttttgtatAAAGACAAAAGTTTCTGAAAAATTGTAAAAATGCCCCACATTCCTTTTTCAGAAACCTAATTTCTGTCTCTTCTTTCCCAAGCAGGAAAAATCGCCTTCAATTTCGTTCAGCTATATCTCCGCCGTCCGGCAACCATTGGTCACGCCACTGGTCCCATTCGCTTCGTCTCTCCTCCCACTCCAAGTCTGTGTGGTTTGGTGGCACGATTTGGGCTATAGAAGGCGCATTAAGGCGAAGAAGATTGGTGGTGGTGTTGCTTCAGGGCTTCGTCGGAACTCATGATTTTGGCCACCGCCGGCCAGCAATGATTATTGAGGGCTTTTGAAACCCAAAAGACATAGATACTTCCGTCCAAGCGGCTTGCAACAATTCAAAGTGTGGAGAtcaaattttggaattgaaattactGGGGTTTCAATCAGCCGACTTCCTTTCAAGGTAAATTCTAGCCAAATGGCTTACAAACTGACTTCAGTGtagttgtgaaagttgttgtACATATTGTGGAAAAGATTTTGGCATAAGTATTGTGACCCAATTTTGGGGGTTGTCGGTGGCGTGTGGACCCCACGATTTGCCACTGCCGGCGACGCGTCTGGCTGGATTTTTCTATTATGTTTCCATGATTGTCACCTGCTTGTTGATATACGATGGGGTCATATTGTGATAAATTTAAGCATGCTAGATTTATGTGATTTCGATTTTCTCGGTTTGTGATCCatgaggattcgaccgttggatcgtcttataattttgagaaattgatcaTAGAAGTGTTCCAAAGACCTTGGGAGGTCTCAGAGAAAGTTTTATCTCGATTGATGAAATCTTCAGTTTTGGGTTCAACTGCTAGGTCCAAACTGTAACCGCTTTCGTTTTAATCATGTACTAAGGTAAGAGGTTATTTTACTTAGGTGATTGATGGAGAGTGTTCTGTACTTTATCTTGGCTATGAGAGAAGACGTAGCGGGATTTAGatgtgagtaaatctcacgtggttcatttatgaaccgagttacattattgtttggtttaATCGCTAAATTGTGAAATTATTTTctagaaataaatattttttttaaattatatgaacttgatcagcTATGattcataggtaagtaaaatgagattttaagtaaaaaatttatttttcccAAGCTTTGCGATTgtggactatagttggtattagtggcattcctgagtggatgactacgtgtgtatgtgtatatatatatatatatatatatatatatacatgaaatatatatatcatgatGGTGTGACAATGTGATATGATTGTGATTTTATTCAGATTATCGTTTTGAGAATTTACTATTTGCGGAAATACAATATATCATGTCATTGTTGATTTTATTGTGTTGAAGAGTATTTTGGGTtgagtgtaacattttgagtcatgtgaACTTTTAAATGTTTCGATCTGAAGTGCTTTTGTCACATTGGTGATCAAGGCAAGTATATCAGATGCCATAACCCTGGCCGGATGACAGGCTACGATTGAGACAAGTGCATCAGATGCCATAACCTTGGCCGGGTGTCGGGCTACAATTCAGTTAGaactctaatctgtctgccattgtATGTCATGGGGGTGACACGTGGTTACTTGTGACTCATTAATACacatttttaaaagagagtttcaagtggtttctttctttcattgtccgaggagggacttgattttcatattatgggtgagttgaaataatatgattttatcaCTTTAGTGATGTATGTTACTCTTAAGGGGTAaggatgtcgagttttgaaaatgggtcattttgtgaGATAGTTTATTTGGAGTTAAAGGGTGATTTCTTGGCTTTAGCATGAGTtgcttgatttatttatttattttcgtttttcatttctatttgtttgattttaaatgtaatctcctaaactaaattatatgcgGGGATTActataatttattttctttgattttaatgttatctcctgaactaaactatatgcagggattactatggtttTGGATTGTATGTTTTTGGTGAtcttctgaactaattttctatgcaagGATTACTGGTTTATTTAGTGTAATTTGTAAGTGCTGTTGTGGTTAAAACTGGTAGTGAGTTGATAAATACTCCTTGTTGAGAGGAAAGAAAAGTGATTTATTGGTTTTGTAGTTGAGGTTTCAAATGTTTTGGTTTGTCACGGTGGTGACTTGTGTTTTCCTTGAGAAGAAAAggatttcgattgtgaaaatatcattgtgttgatttattttcttgagtCGAAAATGTGAGTTTCTGGTTGTTGGATTTTGCTtacacgagcttgcaaaagctttccgagtttgttgtttcaacccagTACACTATTCCATGGGataggggttattgtgcaggttagagtAACTATCATCGAAGTAGAGGTTTTGCTACGtttggttttagtcttccgCTATCTAGTGaatgtgtttacttattgaattgtcgttcaatttaatttgtaaactctgtGTAATTGAATCCGTagctctaaagaacgagtctgtaTTGACGTTTGCAGGGTAAAGCtgtggtatgttaacatttctcatacatcaactatttttaccactttaaggacacatgttaccactttgaggactaatattactattttgaggactcatacggtaaactaagaaaatttaccactttaaggactcatgttaccactttgaggactaatattactattttgaggactcatgtggtaactaagaaaatttaccactttaaggactcatgttaccactgtgaggactaatattactattttgaagactcattttaccacttttaaggtaattgtatgcatgtcatacgttaacacattgtagaattttccgaCGTTTGCAAGCttagtttgttttgttgcttagtaTAAATGCAAAACATTCTAAGTGTTTTCTTGTGTTTATTAAGTTATCGTGTTTCGAattcgaatttctttattcgaaatttACGGCGTGACAACcagggtaaagctatggtatgttaacatttctcatacatcaactatttttacccctctaaggactcatgttatcactttgaggactaatattactattttcaggactcatatggtaaactaagaaaatttaccattttaaggactcatgttaccactttgaggactaatattactattttgaggactcatgtggtaactaagaaaatttaccactttaaggactcatgttactactttgaggactacaattactattttgatgactcattttaccaattttaaggcaattgtatgcatgtcatacgttaacacattgtagaattttccgtgacgggtaaagctatggtatgttaacatttctcatacatcaactatttttacccctctaaggactcatgttatcactttgaggactaatattactattttcaggactcatatggtaaactaagaaaatttaccattttaaggactcatgttaccactttgaggactaatattactattttgaggactcatgtggtaactaagaaaatttaccactttaaggactcatgttactactttgaggactaaaattactattttgatgactcattttaccacttttaaggcaattgtatgcatgtcatacgttaacacattgtagaattttccgtGACAACCAATCCTCTTTTTATCTCCTTTTCTTACATCACTTTACTTTTCCTTAGTTCAGttgttaattaaaattttcatttaaattcttgaaatttatttattcaaaatttaaatCACAATTTTGAAATCATTTTAATCTCATTAAAATGGATCACTAgactcttagttttgattatgaTTTGGTACAAACGAAAGCGGCGCATTGCTAAGGCTTAGTGCCTTAAATtagttattttatttattttatttttcctttgtttgcttagtgactttaatTCCGACTATctaaggattgtgggttagtcACTAATCCTCGAGGTACGATATATTTCGGGCTTAATATTTTCCTTACTTGGCTTCAACATGTGCACTTGCGTTTAGCGTAATTGCGTTCAAGTCAACCATGATTATTTCTGTGTGTGCTCATTGAAGATAGGCAGGGAAAAGATCTTCTAGATCTACTTGGATCGAATATCAACGGATGTCCTTGTAGGGACAAACCTACTTGGATGCCATAACATAAATAATAGgttgtttaatttttatattTGCAATAAGATATATATGACTggatttttacaatttaattaggCTACTTTGATGTCATTCAACCAAATGATCGTGATCATATTAGAACATGAATGgaggtgaaaaataaaaataaagcgTAAAAGCTACTCACCGTTTTTTGTTGAAAAAGTCAAGAAAGATGATACTCAAATAACTCAATCTTGAAGTTTAATGGTTGACTTGGATGAAACTTATGATGAGTATGTAATATTTTTCCATGTGGTTTTTCCGTTTTTATTATACtaagtttttttatatttagatAGATGATCAGGTTaactatttttttgttttcaagtttAAGTTGATATTATATTCAGAATATGAGATCATCTTTAGCACACTCTCTATTTAAcatttttagctattttagGTAGCATAATTAGCTTTTTATTCATTTTAGAAATTGCCTCAGACTCTTAAGTAACTCTGTATTTTAGGCTTTAGCTGTCTAGCTTCTAAATATAtagagcgagatgagactctctatttttttttcctttttgaactgtgatgccccggaaattcataattattttctgaggatttttccagaattaattttataactattggacggtttcgtggctcgtggatggagcggaagtgtttcgggcgaataattaattgaagaatatggttttaggggggttgccaaaggttgactttttattcgttgggattctccgaaaacttccttcacgaaagttgtagagcgcgtcgatacgagttcgtggacatgtggaacgcgagaatcggagttcgtatgaggaagttatggctattggaaaaagtttccgttttagtatataaaggaaaaatcagaaaatatattcatttcctcattttccttttccggaagccactccctctctctctcttctctctcgtccgctccctcagtatcgaagaaaaccgcctgacccgacccgaacccggccgatccgacccgacttttccggccaactgcggcggtctccggccttgaaacttggccagcagggtcgtctcctccgtctggtcgtccctctggtgttctcttacggcgattctccgtctcggtggcagttcaaggcggtgcagactggagaaatcggacccgaccggaaaacacagttccgacgtcggcacggcttcgattttcttgggttgagttcagaacaagctccctggtcgatccatggtggttgtttggatcgattcacgtgaaaattcgatcaactcagttgggattactgttcacggcttgtgaggtagttttcgatcccttaagcttgttttctgacttcgagctagttatgagaattcacaagcatgcttagatgaagaactttgatgttgggagttttgtgaaataatgtgttttggccggtggcggtgcaccaccgtctgtggtggcgttccggcggtgttccggccacttaaggaactgtttttggtattatatatgttctactcgttgatacgagcgtttcgatatataatatgcaaattttggagttcgtatggaattgttatgatttttgcaatttcataccgatcgattattctatccgtgaggatttgagcgtccgatcgacttgtggtttggtcacatcgatcgtggacgtattccagagacttcgggaggtctcggatgtggttttgcctcgattggcgccactttgggggattttagttcaaaacaggggtttcggacttaaaattggttacgaatcgttactgatttgagatcattggtgaataggtgcttctagaaggtgaattggacgagttgttggtgatagtgtactagttcggttctgtatagaagacgcagcgggattctgaggtgagtaatctcacgaagttcatttcacgaacgggaatacccttattattttgagagttatttaattaactgcaaactatagatggtattagtggcacttttgagtagatgattacgtgtgtatatatgtatattatgggatgtatatatatacatacgtattcatgtattagtagatatatgtttacgtgaaatatatatgttttgggtggtttgtggatttatgagaacaatatgcatgaaatgatgctttttattgttttggggtgtggcttttggaaaacaaatgatttgtggaaatgattgatttcgatttgttttgaaaagcgttgagatttgagaaaagtgttgagatttgggtatgaaaacaataggcatgaattgatgctttttattgttttgtgttatggctttttcggaaaacaatgattatggaaatgttgatttcgattgttttcaaaagcgttgcgatttgtgtaacattttgggtccgatgcgactcctttaatgttttgctccaagggacagtgcggcccgaggatcgaaggtctgagaccttgggcagaatatcaggtgaccacgtctttggccggacgagtggttacgtttttcagttagagctctaatctgtctgccatataggtaattcatggggtaacgggaattggttatttacaactcatgacattacgtatttttagggaacaaggtgtgagttgcttccttattaatggtttttaaggggacaaggtgtgagttgttttccttattaacgttttgatagaaatcaaggtgtgagttgctttctatggtacgataatGGTACAtctgataggaaacaaggtgtgagttgttttctatgttttactgatagaaatcaaggagtgagttgctttctatgttttactgatagaaatcaaggtgtgagttgctttctatggtacgcttatggtacaactgatagaattcaaggtgtgcgttgttttctatgttttattgatagaattcaagtgtgggttgttttctatgtttcgttttaaaaggaaacaaggtgtgagttgctttcttttatttcgatttgaaaggaaattaaagtgtgagttattctcctttatttcgtgttttaaggaatcaaagcgtgagttgttttccttatttttggcgtgagttgtgtgtggtttgagttactcatacgggcttgcaaaagcttaccgggtttgttgtgtggcaacccggtgcaccattccaacggtgtaggggttaatcctgcaggttaggataatcgaggttgaggcagcgagctagcagctttacggtaggaagccaattttgtgactttaccgttatttggacttccgttgtagtgagctctgaggagcattacgtttatcttgttgttgacaatttaattcgtaagcttgtgtaatatataactatttggagcgagtgtatattaactttgagggttcagggcatcaataagtgtgtaagtttaagggaaaaagatttcaggtattttgtattgatgactggacgttcacgcatatataattatggggttatatatatcgattttcatgtgtgtaaaatcaggggcgtgacagtttggtatcagagcgtaaggtgcatatttggtgacaatcaatactcctcgagtgatggcccgtctgcagcggatccccatctgatgctcttcggtattgatatagtcattgggtatgcaatgagcgTTGGATTGTGAGTCATCAGGGTAGTGTTGGTTCAGTGAACAaagtgtaggagcttaaggtagcttctaggagttagtCTTTTtaggaatgaggacctttagatttgaCTCgagatttacgtaggggatagaattgtatcttctgacgtagtaaggtggttgatttagtcatgttgttgacttatacttgtagttGGAAGTTGTACAAGTATTAATCACAGGTTGTTATGcttcttaggtgatggattcacaaggaggacgagctaggggtcgaggtagacccagaggcaggggtgGAGCcagaggtaggggcaggattcctcctcctgttgaggagatgtttgagaatgatatcgaggcatcgaatgttgagctgcctgttccacctgttaTGGAGGTTGCGAATGTTGtagatcccactcgtttgtcgaagttggcaaaggagatttcgaggttgggaggagttccattccagggaggtacggatcacatgttggcagatcaatggatcgagaacatgaagacctacttcgagatggtcgtctgcgacgacgttgagaagaggaagattgcggcgtttatgctccaaggcgatgcacgggtATGGTGGAGCGGCACACAGAGGGTTATGGacgtgtccaccatgacctgggatgagtttgtggaactattcaggaagaagtactttccgccttcagtgagggagcagttggaaagggaatttgtctcgttagtccaagggactaagagtgtgagggattatgaggctgagttctcaaggttgtatcgctttgtgagacagatggatgctgagagcttagctatgaagtttcagtggggactgaatgcttcgatccggcgcgatgtcgccgttctggaactgaaggtgatggagctcattttcgctaaggctatggccattgagcaggagaacttgaTTTTCCAGGAGCAGGAGTCGGCTGAGAGGGACTCCCGAAGGAAGGGGAAGGCAACTGCTGAGAGCAGTGAAGGGACAGATGCTCAGGGTGGGTTCTGGAAGAGGCGCAGGACTCATCAGCAGGCGCCAGCTAGGGAAGCGGCTGCACCTGCTAGGGCTGCACCTGTTGGGCAGGGAGCACCTCTGAGATGTTACGACTGTAAGGAGATTGGCCATACTGCTAAGGCTTGCACAAAACCGAAGAACTTGGCGTGTTTTACTTGTGGCCAGACAGGgcatttctcaagggattgtacccagcagcagGGCAGGGGACAAGGAAATCAGCGAGGACAGCAGCCTTTGGGGCATGTCTGAGTGGATGCTAATTTTCAGCAAAGTGTAGGGAATGGAGGTGTCTTATCGGCCTTAAGACTTTTCTTGCTAAGGCGAAGTATGATAGTGGAGAACCTAATTCCTTTATGTGCTGTGACAGGCTTTGCCTGATGTCCATAGTTAGACTTTTGCGTGTGGCTTCCTTTTGTAAAATACTGTTTTAGGTGGTATGTTG
It encodes:
- the LOC112203985 gene encoding cold shock domain-containing protein 3-like, translated to MAIEQENLIFQEQESAERDSRRKGKATAESSEGTDAQGGFWKRRRTHQQAPAREAAAPARAAPVGQGAPLRCYDCKEIGHTAKACTKPKNLACFTCGQTGHFSRDCTQQQGRGQGNQRGQQPLGHV